A window of the Acidobacteriota bacterium genome harbors these coding sequences:
- a CDS encoding GNAT family protein, whose protein sequence is MSKSPRQNHLGQPIGPAVEGWRPPPPPPRETLIGRWCRLEPLDPQLHADDLFAAYARHPDERHWTYLGYGPFTSSEDLQAWMAITCLGDDPLFYAIRSADGAGGHRPAGGLASYLRIDPAMGVIEVGHLSFAPALRRTAAATEAMYLMMRHAFALGYRRYEWKCDDLNAASRRAALRLGFRYEGTFRQASIYKGRNRDTAWYSILDREWPGLEARFQRWLARDNFDADGRQRKGLGEV, encoded by the coding sequence ATGAGCAAGAGCCCACGCCAGAATCACCTCGGCCAGCCCATCGGCCCCGCCGTCGAAGGCTGGCGGCCACCGCCGCCGCCACCACGCGAGACTCTCATCGGACGCTGGTGCCGCCTCGAGCCCCTCGACCCGCAACTCCACGCCGACGATCTCTTCGCCGCCTACGCGCGGCATCCGGACGAGCGCCACTGGACCTACCTCGGCTACGGCCCCTTCACCTCGAGCGAAGATCTCCAGGCTTGGATGGCGATCACCTGCCTCGGCGACGACCCGCTGTTCTACGCCATCCGCAGCGCAGACGGTGCCGGCGGCCACCGACCGGCCGGCGGCCTGGCCTCCTACCTGCGCATCGATCCTGCGATGGGCGTCATAGAAGTCGGCCACCTGTCCTTCGCGCCCGCTCTGCGCCGCACCGCCGCCGCCACCGAGGCCATGTACCTCATGATGCGCCACGCCTTCGCCCTCGGTTACCGGCGCTATGAATGGAAGTGCGACGACCTCAACGCCGCCTCCCGCCGCGCCGCCCTGCGCCTCGGTTTCCGCTACGAGGGAACCTTCCGCCAGGCCAGCATCTACAAGGGCCGCAACCGCGACACCGCCTGGTACTCGATCCTCGATCGCGAATGGCCCGGCCTCGAAGCCCGCTTCCAGCGCTGGCTGGCGCGCGACAACTTCGACGCCGACGGACGGCAAAGAAAGGGCCTGGGCGAAGTCTGA